One bacterium DNA segment encodes these proteins:
- a CDS encoding S8 family serine peptidase, with product MRFSRTRLLLPLLIVAGCAGMLNAAGISDPVRQAAAAGDRVWVFISDKGPDADARARARIVPPRAAARIAARGSSFDPRIDLPVHNGYRHGLEQAGMVIKNESRWLNAVTGWIHPEDLPAIAQLPFVDSLRPVVTFHRPEIAGDDLPSPLPRRAVASEDVFDYGGAAAQIQLLGVQYLHRAGLSGRGVRIGMMDTGFSLGIRAFDCLDIRGTRDFINGDDDVGDNEASQMRHGTQTLSLCGGFDEGRMVGVAPGAQFVVAKTELVDLEIEAEEDNWVAGLEWLDSMGCEIVSSSLGYVDWYGQDDFDGNTAPSTIAADLAAARGVLVVNAAGNYGCGDGDIRIIVPADGDSVLTVGASTFEGVRASFSSCGPTSDGRIKPDVIAPGQGVWVALPNTGMYQPGNGTSFATPLVAGVCALLLEQNPALSPFDLILLLRSTADQATKPWPTYGWGLVQAVAAAGLDTNAIEPVRPFDCNRVAGSVELRPNPASESVTIKVTGGPNSDGDFRIFTVSGGLVYEGEIRAGEGTWDGQTISGADAAPAVYLIHIHTEIIEEVLKLAWLPRD from the coding sequence ATGAGATTCTCCCGCACGCGTTTGTTGTTGCCGCTTTTGATCGTCGCCGGATGCGCCGGCATGTTGAACGCGGCGGGCATCTCCGACCCGGTGCGTCAGGCCGCCGCCGCCGGCGACCGTGTCTGGGTCTTCATCTCCGATAAAGGGCCCGACGCCGATGCGCGCGCCCGCGCCAGGATCGTGCCGCCGCGCGCCGCGGCACGGATCGCCGCCCGGGGATCGTCATTCGACCCGCGCATCGACCTGCCGGTGCACAACGGCTATCGCCACGGCCTCGAACAGGCCGGTATGGTGATCAAGAACGAATCCCGCTGGCTCAATGCCGTGACCGGTTGGATTCACCCCGAGGACCTGCCCGCCATCGCGCAACTGCCGTTTGTCGACTCACTCCGGCCGGTCGTGACCTTTCATCGGCCCGAGATCGCCGGGGACGATCTGCCTTCGCCATTGCCGCGCCGCGCCGTGGCATCCGAGGACGTGTTCGACTACGGCGGCGCTGCGGCGCAGATCCAACTGCTGGGCGTCCAGTACCTCCATCGCGCCGGATTGAGCGGACGCGGTGTGCGCATCGGCATGATGGACACCGGCTTCTCGCTCGGCATCCGCGCCTTCGACTGCCTTGACATCCGGGGCACGCGCGATTTCATCAATGGCGACGACGATGTCGGCGACAACGAGGCCTCGCAGATGCGCCATGGCACGCAGACCCTGTCGCTCTGCGGCGGGTTCGACGAGGGCCGGATGGTCGGAGTCGCTCCCGGCGCCCAGTTCGTCGTCGCCAAGACCGAGCTGGTCGATCTGGAGATCGAAGCCGAGGAGGACAACTGGGTCGCCGGCCTCGAATGGCTCGATTCGATGGGTTGCGAGATCGTCTCCAGTTCGCTGGGATATGTGGACTGGTACGGCCAGGATGACTTCGACGGCAACACCGCGCCATCGACCATCGCGGCCGATCTGGCGGCAGCGCGGGGTGTTCTGGTCGTCAACGCCGCCGGCAACTATGGCTGCGGCGATGGCGACATTCGCATCATCGTGCCCGCCGACGGCGATTCGGTGCTGACCGTCGGCGCCTCGACATTCGAAGGGGTGCGCGCCAGTTTCTCCTCCTGCGGGCCGACCAGCGACGGACGCATCAAGCCCGATGTGATCGCCCCCGGGCAGGGCGTCTGGGTCGCGCTGCCCAACACCGGAATGTATCAGCCCGGCAACGGGACATCGTTCGCCACGCCGCTGGTGGCCGGTGTCTGCGCGCTGCTTTTGGAGCAGAATCCCGCGCTGTCGCCGTTCGATTTGATCCTGCTTTTGCGCTCCACCGCCGACCAGGCGACCAAGCCCTGGCCCACCTACGGCTGGGGGCTGGTGCAGGCGGTCGCGGCGGCCGGACTGGACACCAACGCCATCGAGCCGGTGCGGCCATTTGACTGCAACCGTGTGGCCGGGAGCGTCGAATTGCGCCCCAATCCCGCCTCGGAATCGGTGACCATCAAAGTCACCGGCGGACCAAACAGCGACGGCGACTTCCGCATTTTCACGGTCTCTGGCGGTTTGGTCTATGAAGGGGAAATCCGCGCCGGCGAAGGGACGTGGGACGGCCAGACCATCTCCGGCGCAGACGCCGCCCCTGCGGTTTATCTGATCCATATTCACACTGAGATCATCGAAGAAGTCCTGAAGCTGGCCTGGCTGCCGCGGGATTGA
- a CDS encoding sugar transferase: MGKRLFDLVCATAGLIVASPLLVLIALAVVGTSRGPVFFRQERIGRGFAPFRIVKFRTMYEGIDGPLVTSRGDRRVTPVGRLLRRTKLDELPQLWNVVRGDMSLVGPRPEVRRYVEMFRADYEVILQARPGITDPASLKFRREELLLAAASDPEARYVTEILPQKIAMAKEYVRTRSFAGDLVLILRTVAHL, translated from the coding sequence ATGGGCAAGCGCCTCTTCGACCTGGTCTGCGCCACGGCCGGCCTGATTGTCGCCTCGCCCCTGCTTGTGCTCATCGCGCTGGCCGTGGTGGGAACCAGCCGCGGCCCGGTGTTCTTCCGTCAGGAGCGGATCGGCCGCGGCTTTGCGCCGTTTCGGATCGTCAAGTTCCGCACGATGTACGAGGGAATCGATGGCCCGCTGGTCACCTCGCGCGGGGACCGTCGTGTGACACCGGTCGGGCGGTTGCTGCGCCGCACCAAACTCGATGAATTGCCGCAGTTGTGGAATGTCGTCCGCGGCGACATGAGTCTGGTTGGACCGCGTCCCGAAGTCCGCCGTTATGTCGAGATGTTCCGTGCCGACTACGAGGTGATCCTGCAGGCGCGTCCGGGGATCACCGACCCGGCAAGTCTCAAGTTCCGCCGTGAAGAACTGCTGTTGGCCGCCGCATCCGATCCGGAAGCCAGGTACGTGACCGAAATCCTGCCCCAGAAAATCGCGATGGCGAAGGAGTATGTCCGGACACGCTCCTTCGCCGGCGATTTGGTTCTGATCCTGCGCACGGTGGCGCATCTGTAA
- a CDS encoding DegT/DnrJ/EryC1/StrS family aminotransferase, which yields MTPTTGLPARATFLPFAAPTIGEEEIAEVVDTLRSGWLTSGPKVKRFEEEFAAKVGAAHAIAVNSCTAALHLALEAVGVGEGDEVLTTPMTFAATGEVIRYLGATPLLVDIDPVTMNIDPDALAEATRKAWRAKAVIPVHIGGLMCDMDAITQIARAHGMAVIEDAAHTFPSTYKGRMVGTLGHVTCFSFYSTKTITTGEGGMATTQDEGLAERMRMMSLHGISKNAWTRYTAAGSWKYDILYPGFKYNMPDIAAALGLAQLRKAEQFHARRMEIARRYTQAFREIAELVEPPPDAPAGDVHSWHLYILRLRLEALRIGRDEFIEELKRANIGVSVHFIPLHLHPYYVETYGYQPEDFPRALASYQRSISLPIYPKMTDEDVESVIAAVTAIARAQAK from the coding sequence ATGACACCCACGACCGGACTGCCTGCGCGCGCGACCTTTCTCCCTTTTGCGGCGCCCACCATCGGCGAGGAGGAAATCGCCGAGGTGGTGGATACGCTGCGGTCGGGATGGCTGACTTCCGGGCCCAAGGTGAAGCGTTTTGAGGAGGAGTTTGCCGCGAAAGTCGGAGCGGCGCACGCCATCGCAGTCAATTCCTGCACCGCGGCGCTGCATCTGGCGCTGGAAGCGGTCGGGGTGGGCGAAGGAGACGAGGTTTTGACCACGCCGATGACCTTCGCGGCCACCGGCGAGGTAATCCGCTACCTCGGCGCCACTCCACTCCTGGTTGATATCGATCCGGTGACCATGAATATCGATCCCGACGCGCTGGCCGAAGCGACACGCAAAGCCTGGCGGGCCAAGGCGGTCATCCCGGTGCACATCGGCGGACTCATGTGCGACATGGACGCCATCACCCAGATTGCCCGTGCCCACGGCATGGCAGTCATCGAAGATGCCGCCCACACCTTCCCCTCCACTTACAAGGGCCGGATGGTCGGCACGCTTGGCCATGTCACCTGCTTCTCCTTCTACTCAACCAAGACAATCACCACCGGCGAAGGCGGCATGGCCACCACGCAGGATGAAGGGCTGGCCGAGCGCATGCGGATGATGAGTCTGCATGGGATCAGCAAGAACGCCTGGACGCGCTACACCGCCGCGGGTTCATGGAAGTATGACATCCTCTACCCCGGCTTCAAGTACAACATGCCCGACATCGCCGCGGCGCTGGGGCTGGCGCAACTGCGCAAGGCCGAGCAGTTTCATGCGCGCCGTATGGAGATCGCACGCCGATATACGCAGGCGTTCAGGGAGATCGCCGAGTTGGTGGAGCCGCCGCCCGATGCTCCCGCAGGCGACGTGCACTCCTGGCATCTCTACATCCTGCGTCTGCGTCTGGAGGCGTTGCGGATCGGACGGGATGAGTTCATCGAGGAACTCAAACGCGCCAACATCGGCGTGTCGGTGCACTTCATTCCCCTGCACCTGCATCCGTACTATGTCGAGACCTACGGTTACCAGCCGGAGGATTTCCCGCGCGCGCTGGCCAGCTACCAGCGTTCGATCAGTCTGCCGATCTACCCGAAGATGACCGATGAGGATGTCGAGTCGGTCATCGCCGCAGTCACCGCGATTGCCCGCGCGCAGGCAAAGTGA
- a CDS encoding single-stranded DNA-binding protein — MASLNKVMLIGNLGKDPELKYTPSGQAVATFSLATTRKWRDKDGNDKEDTQWHNIKVWGRTAEVANQYLKKGRQVFIEGRLETRQYEQDGQKKYFTEVVCEQMVMLGGKRDEGGPEPSFDNGQPTASRGYSSSPKGTVSGDEEDLPF; from the coding sequence ATGGCGTCGCTCAACAAAGTCATGCTGATCGGCAATCTCGGCAAGGACCCCGAACTGAAGTACACCCCGAGCGGACAGGCGGTGGCCACGTTTTCGCTGGCGACCACCCGCAAGTGGCGTGACAAGGACGGCAACGACAAGGAAGACACGCAGTGGCACAACATCAAGGTGTGGGGGCGCACCGCCGAAGTGGCCAATCAGTATCTGAAGAAGGGACGCCAGGTCTTCATCGAGGGTCGTCTGGAGACGCGTCAGTATGAGCAGGACGGCCAGAAGAAGTATTTCACCGAAGTGGTCTGCGAGCAGATGGTGATGCTGGGCGGCAAGCGCGACGAGGGCGGTCCGGAACCGTCGTTCGACAACGGCCAGCCGACCGCCAGCCGCGGCTACTCCTCTTCTCCGAAGGGAACGGTCAGCGGGGATGAGGAGGACTTGCCGTTTTAG
- a CDS encoding nitrilase-related carbon-nitrogen hydrolase: MKRLRLAIDQMAPVLGDLDANFKRHQDAIAWAKTQKADLLVFPELSLSGYLVRGMVHHVGITRDDPRLLALAGAAGGMSIVLGMVEKSDDGQFFNVGCYLRDGRVAAIQRKLILPNYGMFEERRFMASGAHLECFDTPWGKAGILICFDLLHPATVYLLEQSGAHLLISISASPARGISAEGHMAGEQVFRVAQEAAARLCGLMTVYVNRVGVEEGVTFWGGSQVMDPFGVVLCELPMYEAARAVCEIDMESVSRARTLFPHLKESRPDLILQEMWRLRQGAAPMP; the protein is encoded by the coding sequence ATGAAGCGACTCCGACTGGCCATCGACCAGATGGCGCCCGTGCTCGGCGACCTGGACGCCAACTTCAAGCGGCATCAGGACGCCATCGCCTGGGCCAAGACCCAGAAGGCCGACCTGTTGGTCTTCCCCGAACTGTCGCTGTCCGGCTATCTGGTTCGCGGCATGGTCCACCATGTCGGCATCACCCGCGATGACCCGCGTCTGCTGGCGCTGGCCGGCGCCGCCGGCGGGATGTCGATTGTGCTCGGCATGGTCGAAAAGTCCGACGATGGGCAGTTTTTCAATGTCGGCTGCTATCTGCGCGATGGCCGGGTTGCCGCCATCCAACGCAAACTCATACTGCCCAATTACGGCATGTTCGAGGAGCGCCGCTTTATGGCCTCGGGGGCGCATCTGGAGTGTTTCGACACACCCTGGGGGAAAGCCGGCATCCTCATCTGCTTTGATTTGTTGCATCCGGCGACGGTCTACCTCCTCGAACAATCCGGCGCGCATCTGCTGATCTCGATTTCCGCCTCGCCGGCGCGCGGCATCAGCGCCGAAGGCCACATGGCTGGCGAGCAGGTGTTCCGCGTGGCGCAGGAGGCGGCGGCGCGTCTTTGCGGCCTGATGACGGTCTACGTCAACCGCGTCGGTGTCGAGGAGGGGGTCACCTTCTGGGGCGGCTCGCAGGTCATGGATCCCTTCGGCGTGGTGCTCTGCGAATTGCCGATGTATGAGGCCGCGCGCGCCGTCTGCGAAATCGACATGGAATCCGTCAGCCGCGCCCGCACGTTGTTCCCCCACCTGAAGGAGAGCCGTCCCGACCTGATCCTGCAGGAGATGTGGCGTCTGCGCCAGGGCGCCGCGCCCATGCCATGA
- a CDS encoding NAD+ synthase: MNPRLAAIDLTIDPPLTVGLLVNFLCDQLAQKGFEDAVLGVSGGVDSALGVALLATALGPEHVTGLAMPATQSDPRSLRDARLVAETFGIELIERPIGALVDRFFAGQRHVDRVRLGNVAARMRMIQLFDYSQEHHALVIGTSNKTELLLGYGTWFGDLACAINPLGDLYKTQVWALADWLGVPEPVIAKAPSADLWKGQTDEGELGFTYDEVDRFLYLLVDRDYSLESLRELGFAPRFIASVLKRIARSQFKRSLPTIPKLSTKTIGIDFHFTREWGGWPS, translated from the coding sequence ATGAACCCGCGCCTGGCCGCCATTGATCTGACTATTGATCCGCCGCTGACTGTCGGGCTGCTGGTCAATTTCCTTTGCGACCAACTTGCCCAGAAGGGTTTCGAAGACGCCGTCCTCGGTGTCTCCGGCGGCGTCGATTCGGCGCTGGGTGTCGCGCTGCTGGCCACCGCGCTCGGCCCCGAGCATGTCACCGGTCTGGCGATGCCGGCAACCCAATCCGATCCGCGGAGTCTCAGGGATGCCCGCCTCGTCGCCGAAACTTTCGGCATCGAGTTGATCGAACGCCCCATCGGCGCGCTGGTCGACCGTTTCTTCGCCGGCCAACGCCACGTCGACCGGGTCCGTCTCGGCAATGTCGCGGCGCGGATGCGCATGATTCAGCTGTTCGACTACTCGCAAGAGCATCACGCATTGGTGATCGGCACATCCAACAAAACCGAGCTGTTGCTGGGCTATGGCACCTGGTTCGGCGATCTGGCCTGCGCCATCAATCCACTCGGCGATCTCTACAAGACCCAGGTCTGGGCGCTGGCCGATTGGCTGGGCGTGCCCGAACCCGTGATCGCCAAGGCCCCCTCGGCCGATCTCTGGAAGGGCCAGACCGATGAGGGGGAGCTGGGCTTCACCTACGACGAGGTCGACCGTTTCCTCTATCTGCTGGTCGATCGCGACTACTCCCTCGAGTCGCTCCGCGAACTGGGATTCGCGCCGCGGTTTATCGCCAGCGTGCTGAAACGAATTGCCCGTTCGCAGTTTAAGCGCTCGTTGCCGACCATTCCCAAACTCTCGACCAAGACCATCGGCATCGATTTCCACTTCACCCGCGAGTGGGGCGGATGGCCCTCATGA
- the rsmI gene encoding 16S rRNA (cytidine(1402)-2'-O)-methyltransferase: MSAGVLFIVATPIGNLGDITARAVATLGAADLVLCEDTRRTRTLLSHLGLSPRLLSVREHNERARAAGLLERLAAGETLVYVSDAGTPGISDPGARLVDTVVAAGFPVVPIPGPSSVTALLSVCGFPADQFVFEGFLPVKSGQRAQRLAALAAETRTLVLFESPHRIVRTLAEMRDAWGERSACVGRELTKKFEEIRRGTLGELADWAQSKSMRGEFVLAVRGAGR, encoded by the coding sequence ATGAGCGCGGGCGTCCTGTTCATCGTCGCCACTCCCATCGGCAATCTGGGCGATATCACCGCGCGCGCGGTGGCCACGCTGGGCGCGGCCGATCTGGTGCTCTGCGAGGACACACGGCGCACCCGCACGCTGCTGTCACATCTGGGCCTGTCGCCGCGGCTTCTGTCGGTGCGCGAGCACAACGAACGCGCCCGCGCGGCCGGCCTGCTCGAACGGCTCGCCGCCGGCGAAACGCTGGTCTATGTCAGCGACGCCGGCACACCCGGCATCTCCGACCCCGGGGCGCGGCTGGTGGACACCGTGGTCGCCGCCGGATTCCCGGTGGTGCCGATCCCCGGCCCGTCGTCGGTGACCGCGCTCCTGTCGGTCTGCGGTTTCCCCGCCGACCAGTTTGTCTTCGAAGGATTCCTGCCGGTGAAAAGCGGCCAGCGGGCGCAGCGCCTCGCCGCGCTTGCCGCCGAGACACGGACCCTCGTGCTGTTTGAATCGCCGCACCGGATCGTGCGCACGCTGGCCGAGATGCGCGACGCCTGGGGCGAGCGCTCCGCCTGCGTCGGACGCGAACTCACCAAGAAGTTCGAGGAGATCCGTCGCGGCACGCTGGGCGAGCTGGCTGACTGGGCGCAATCTAAGTCGATGCGCGGCGAATTCGTGTTGGCCGTGCGCGGCGCGGGGCGCTGA
- a CDS encoding phosphatase PAP2 family protein has translation MSKPNARPRNGLWHRSTALDRLTIGYILAFAVALFFLGRDNAAWGRLLLVHLALAAAIVVIIHLWHDRSTGVAGFIRQLYPAMLYPFFYGELAVANFWIFPEFRDARLVAFERAIFGIDPNVWITSLQSPWLNEVMMLGYFSYYLLLPIVALPLFFRGRIDDLRGLLLGATTAFVISYIGFVVYPVEGPRYFLAERFDAPLAGWLFVPLVRMIIDGGAIHGGCMPSSHVAVALVALAWALRTMPRLGRVLVPFVILLAIGTAWGRFHYVTDAVVGVAVGLAALALTGFWRRTSAVEHELLVSSARAMAPSGTLR, from the coding sequence ATGTCGAAACCGAACGCCCGACCCCGGAACGGCCTGTGGCATCGTTCCACCGCGCTGGATCGCCTGACGATCGGTTACATCCTCGCGTTTGCCGTCGCGCTCTTCTTTCTTGGACGCGACAACGCCGCCTGGGGACGGCTCCTGCTGGTCCATCTGGCATTGGCCGCGGCGATCGTCGTCATCATTCATCTCTGGCATGACCGCTCAACCGGCGTGGCGGGTTTCATCCGCCAGCTGTACCCGGCCATGCTCTACCCGTTCTTCTACGGTGAACTGGCGGTCGCCAATTTCTGGATCTTCCCCGAATTTCGCGATGCGCGTCTGGTGGCCTTCGAGCGCGCCATCTTCGGCATCGATCCCAACGTCTGGATCACATCGTTGCAATCCCCCTGGCTCAACGAAGTGATGATGCTGGGGTACTTCAGTTACTATCTGCTACTTCCGATCGTGGCCCTGCCGCTGTTTTTCCGGGGCCGGATCGATGACCTGCGCGGATTGCTCCTCGGCGCCACCACGGCTTTCGTGATCTCCTACATCGGATTTGTCGTCTATCCGGTCGAGGGGCCGCGCTACTTTCTGGCCGAGCGGTTTGACGCGCCGCTGGCGGGATGGCTGTTTGTGCCCCTGGTGCGGATGATCATTGATGGCGGCGCGATCCACGGCGGCTGCATGCCGTCGTCGCATGTGGCGGTCGCGCTGGTTGCGCTGGCCTGGGCCTTGCGCACCATGCCGCGCCTGGGACGCGTGCTCGTCCCGTTTGTCATCCTGCTTGCCATCGGCACCGCGTGGGGGCGATTCCATTACGTCACCGACGCGGTTGTCGGCGTCGCGGTGGGACTGGCCGCGTTGGCGCTCACCGGTTTCTGGCGGAGAACGTCCGCCGTCGAACACGAATTGCTCGTGTCATCGGCGCGCGCCATGGCGCCGTCGGGAACGCTGCGGTAG
- the lgt gene encoding prolipoprotein diacylglyceryl transferase, translated as MCPELFHIGDFAVRAYGLALALSFLIGLWLIDREARLLGLNPDAIVNLGFVLIIFGVIGGRLGFVLYHWSDFADNPLDIINPFQAGQFGISGLNLQGGLIGGFVAGLFYLRWKKLPWVAALDAVAPAVGFGIFVSRIGCFLNGCCFGTPTDGPFGVHFPDHSAPHAVFGDRAVHPTQLYSSAYGLLLFLFLLWINRRRYRVGRATGLFFVAESAARLAIEPLRYYEDAMWITLAGLDITYNVIAAVIMFVIGLFFLVRRWPESAGKTA; from the coding sequence ATGTGTCCTGAACTCTTCCACATCGGCGACTTCGCCGTGCGCGCCTATGGCTTGGCGCTGGCGCTCTCGTTTCTCATCGGCCTCTGGCTGATCGACCGCGAGGCGCGTCTGCTTGGCCTCAACCCCGACGCCATCGTCAACCTCGGCTTCGTGCTGATCATCTTCGGCGTGATCGGAGGACGGCTGGGCTTTGTGCTCTATCACTGGTCCGACTTTGCCGACAATCCGCTGGACATCATCAATCCGTTCCAGGCCGGCCAGTTCGGCATCTCCGGGTTGAATCTGCAAGGGGGGCTGATCGGCGGCTTTGTCGCCGGATTGTTCTATCTGCGCTGGAAGAAACTCCCTTGGGTGGCGGCGCTCGACGCGGTGGCGCCCGCGGTCGGGTTCGGGATTTTCGTGTCACGGATCGGTTGCTTCCTCAACGGCTGCTGTTTCGGCACTCCCACCGATGGTCCCTTCGGTGTGCATTTCCCGGATCATTCCGCGCCGCATGCGGTCTTCGGCGACCGCGCCGTGCATCCGACCCAACTGTACTCCTCCGCCTATGGCCTGCTGCTGTTCTTGTTTCTGCTGTGGATCAATCGACGGCGCTATCGGGTGGGACGCGCCACCGGATTGTTCTTCGTCGCCGAATCGGCGGCGCGCCTGGCGATCGAACCGCTGCGCTACTACGAGGACGCCATGTGGATCACGCTGGCCGGCTTGGACATCACCTACAACGTCATCGCCGCCGTGATCATGTTCGTGATCGGTCTGTTCTTTCTGGTTCGCCGGTGGCCGGAGTCGGCGGGTAAAACGGCTTGA
- a CDS encoding CDP-alcohol phosphatidyltransferase family protein, with translation MCVRLGLTPNILTALGLVCAAGAAVAFWQERFWLGVFLMLLTSLLDMLDGATARAGNLGTVFGAVLDHNVDRVGEFLIILGIVLSGHVHPGWGLFALFGMWSASYARAAAESIGKMKTCAVGFVGRLEKFIIILAGAVFEVYFPMKSLQIAMIAVGAISFITTIQRLIFAHRELTGRTGGAA, from the coding sequence GTGTGTGTCAGACTGGGCCTGACGCCCAACATCCTGACAGCGCTGGGGCTCGTCTGCGCCGCCGGCGCGGCGGTGGCCTTTTGGCAGGAGCGCTTCTGGCTTGGCGTCTTCCTGATGCTTCTGACTTCGCTCCTGGACATGCTCGATGGCGCCACCGCCCGGGCCGGCAATCTCGGCACCGTCTTCGGCGCGGTGCTCGATCACAATGTGGATCGCGTCGGCGAGTTTCTGATCATCCTTGGCATCGTGCTCTCCGGCCATGTGCATCCCGGCTGGGGGCTGTTCGCTCTCTTCGGCATGTGGTCGGCCTCCTATGCGCGCGCGGCCGCCGAATCGATTGGCAAGATGAAGACCTGCGCGGTCGGGTTCGTGGGACGGCTGGAGAAATTCATCATCATTCTCGCCGGCGCGGTGTTCGAAGTCTACTTCCCGATGAAATCCCTGCAGATCGCGATGATCGCCGTCGGCGCGATTTCGTTTATCACCACCATCCAGCGCCTGATCTTCGCGCATCGGGAACTGACCGGAAGGACGGGAGGCGCCGCATGA
- a CDS encoding PfkB family carbohydrate kinase, which translates to MTLLAFGNPVYDDIRTPWVATIGRVLSGCATNAAFVYRRLGGDVTVVGRVGHDRLDHYRGYLRLNGIGEITDPCPETGGFGLDYDDRGRRELTILGRAEPIARIPAAIETADMVFIGPVMQETPLPLVREIRERTEAPIFLDPQGLLRRIGSHGRIEHFKPEGIEEICALCDVVKPNELETEILTGIDPRVDLEGAARILKGWGIRTVAITLAELGALIVSDEGWHRVDAIPTHAIDSTGAGDTFAGGLMYARSQGRNWAEAAQLATACSSTMISNCGPDFVLTYEDALRRAAGVGVRPFQTVRSAANVSAC; encoded by the coding sequence ATGACGTTGCTGGCCTTCGGCAATCCGGTTTACGATGACATCCGCACGCCGTGGGTGGCGACCATCGGGCGCGTGCTCTCCGGCTGCGCCACCAATGCCGCCTTCGTCTACCGCCGTCTCGGCGGCGACGTGACCGTGGTGGGGCGTGTCGGCCACGACCGTCTCGATCACTACCGCGGCTACCTGAGGCTCAACGGCATCGGCGAGATCACCGATCCCTGCCCGGAGACCGGCGGATTCGGCCTCGACTACGATGACCGCGGCCGCCGCGAACTGACCATCCTTGGACGCGCCGAACCGATCGCGCGCATCCCCGCCGCCATCGAAACCGCCGACATGGTCTTCATCGGACCGGTGATGCAGGAGACGCCGCTGCCGTTGGTGCGCGAGATTCGCGAACGCACCGAAGCGCCGATCTTCCTCGATCCGCAGGGCCTCTTGCGTCGCATCGGCTCGCATGGACGCATCGAGCATTTCAAGCCGGAAGGTATTGAGGAGATCTGCGCCCTCTGCGATGTGGTCAAGCCGAACGAACTGGAAACCGAAATCCTGACCGGCATTGACCCGCGCGTGGATCTGGAAGGCGCCGCGCGAATTCTCAAAGGATGGGGCATTCGCACCGTGGCGATCACGCTGGCCGAACTGGGCGCGTTGATTGTCAGCGACGAGGGCTGGCACCGCGTCGATGCGATCCCGACCCATGCCATCGACTCGACGGGCGCCGGGGACACCTTTGCCGGCGGCCTGATGTACGCCCGCTCGCAGGGGCGCAACTGGGCCGAGGCGGCGCAGCTGGCCACCGCTTGCTCCTCGACCATGATTTCCAACTGCGGGCCGGATTTTGTGCTCACTTACGAGGACGCCCTTCGACGCGCCGCCGGCGTCGGGGTCCGTCCCTTTCAGACCGTCCGATCAGCCGCGAACGTAAGCGCATGCTGA